The following DNA comes from Candidatus Methanomethylophilaceae archaeon.
CGATACCGTGAGAGTCAGGTTGAAGAAGATCTGATGGGCCGCATTCTGGATATCTGGCATAACTCTCTGGCTTCGCCAGAGGGACATCTGCCCCCTCGTATTACGCTTATTTAATCGTTCATGTCCACGGATCGCCCCTGGCCCGTTTTACGACTATTTCTGCTTTCCATTGATTTCTCTGCTCTGGCTATCTGCTGCAGATCTGCTGGGATGGGGGCGGAGAGAACTGTTGAAGAATTGTTGAAATAGGGCCAGAATGCGAGGAGCACGGACAGACAGACAACGGCCCCCTTGCGCCTGCATATATATCTATCTTTGTACCCGGTTTTTCAGGGGGTTTTCCGGGCGCCGTTGGCTCCACCCGCTCTCCCGGGCCCCGGTCCCGGCCCCGCGATCGGCCATGCCTTTTCCCCTGATTTAGAGCGGGACCGTCTGCGTCCTCCCCGCCCCATCCGCCGGGGCGGTTCCGGCCGCCGGGCCGCCGCGGAGGGGTCCAGAGCCGCGTATCACGGCCAAAGAAGGCTCCCGCGGGGAAGCGCTGTTGGGAACTGCCGGATTCTTTGGGAGTGCCCGTGCCGCCCTCGGCGTGAAGCCTAGAAGCCGCCAGGGAGGAGGCGGCCGCGGGAATATCAGAGCAGGGAGCGCAGATCCGGAGGAGAGGAGAAGGCCGGGAAGGCGGCGCGCCCTTGGAGGGCCGCCTTCCGCCGCCGAATCGGGTTTCTGCCGGGGCATCCGGCCGTCCGGGTTCAGTATTCCAAACTCAGGGCCTTGCCCTCGCCGGTGAAGTGATGTTTGCCGAGGTTCTCGGCGGTGGCTTTGATCTTGTTGTCACTGGCGTCATAGAAGGCGTATCCGAAGAACGCCTTGGGGTCGACGGACTTGAGTGAAGAGCCGAAGACGACATCCCGCAGGTCCGTCCCGCTGAACGCGCCGTAGCCTATGGACTCGGCGCTGCCCAGGTTTGCTTTGGTTAGGGAACTGCAGCAGTAGAATGCGTGCTTCCCCACGGATTGGACGCTGAAGAGGTCTATTCTAAAAAGGGAAGAGCACCCGCTGAACGCGCTCGTTCCTATGGATATGAGGGAGCCACCGTTTGACACGGTTTCCAGGGCCTTGCACCCGCTGAACGCGTACGATCCGACGGAGGAGGCCCCGGCGAGATCGACATGAGTCAGATTGGGGCATCTGGAGAAGGCCCTGTACCCGACGTCGGCGCCGATGGTGACGGATTCCAGTTTGCCGTTCCCCATGAAGGCCTTGGAGGCTATGGAGGCGACCTCCCACTCGAACCCCAGATAGGATATGGACGCGGGGATTACCAGCTCGGTCGCGCTTTCGTCGGCGATGCGGACCGCGGACACGGTCATGGCGCCGTCGTTGGATGTTATCCTGTACTTCACGTCCCCGCTCACGATGGTCCCCCTGAGGGGCGGGACGTATAGATCGAGATGCCCGCTGCCGTCCCCGGTGAACTTGTGGCCCGCGATGGCATCCCCGACGGCCATCACGGCGCCGCCGTCGTAGAACACGCATCCATCGAACGCGTATTTCGCGACGCTCACGAACTCCGCGTTGAACACGGCGTAGGTGAGGCTGTAGCAATATGCGAAGGCAAAGTCATCCAAAGAGACCGTGCCGCCCGAGAACTTGAGGCACTCGAGGGTGCTCCCCTCGAAGGCGCTGTCCCCGATCTTCGTGACGGAGGCGGGGATCTTCACGTAGCGGAAGTACTTGCCGTCCTGGCCGCCGGCCTTCAGTGCGGCCCCGGCGCCGTAGAACGCCCCGGCGGCGATCTCGGCCACGCCTTCGGAAAACACGACCGTCTGCTTGGCGGCCGGGAACCTCAGGAGCGTCTCTCCCCCCTCGCCGTAGAGGACGCCTTCGACGGACTCTAATGTCATGTTGCCCGGGCCGACCTCTATCTCCTCGAGATAGGGGCATCCGAGGGCGTTGAACCCTATTTCGGTGACGTGATCGCCGATTGTGACCTTCTTCGCCGTGGCGCATTCCGCGAAGGCATATTCGGCGATCGAAACGGGGAAGTATTCCTTGCCGTTGCGCGCTACGGACGAGGGCACGGCCAGGATTTCCGGGCTCCCCTCGAAGCCTATGGCGGAGACCTCGTTCTCGGGGAGCACTTTGTAGTGCACGTAATCTTCGGTGAACACCTCGTAGAGCATGCCGTCGCCGTCTCCCACGAACTCCCTTCCGCGGAGGGAATCGGCGTCGAGATCAAGCTCCGTGTCACCGCTGTAGAAGTGCACGCTGAAAGCGCCCCCTCCGACGCTCCCCAGAGAGTCAGAGAAAATGATGTGCTGAAGGAAGTAGCAGTCCCCGAAGGCGCCGACCCCCACGGATCCGGCCGAGGGCAGGTACACAGAACTCAGGGAGCCACAGTTCTGGAAGGCGCCGACCCCCACGGATCCGGCCGAGGGCAGGTCAACGGTCTCCAGGGAGCCGCAGCCCCGGAAGGCGCTGCCCCCCACGGATCCGGCCGAGGGCAGGCTCAACGACCTAAGATCGCAGCCCTCGAAGGCGTGTGCGCCCACAGCAGTCACAGAACCAAGGGCAGCGCTCCTTAGATATTTGCAGCCCTCGAAGGCGTAGTCCCCCACGGATGTCGCCCCCGGCAGATCCGCGGTAACCAGCGACTCGCAGCCCTGGAAGGCGCTTTCCCCCACGGAGGCCACCGTCCATTCGTCCCCGTTGTAAATCACGGTGCCGAAGACCTGGCGGATTATGCCGGAATGCCCGGTTATCCCTGCGAGACGCTTTTCTGCGTCTACCACTTCGTATTCGATGCCGTCCGCAGTGAATTGGTCTGGACTCGCCTCTGCGCCCTCCGCGAGGGAGACGGCGGCCAGGACGGCAACCAGCGCCAGGGCGATCGCGGCGGCCGGGGCCCACCGGCTGCCCTGAAGATCGGATGGAAATGACCACATGGGAAATGCTACGTTTCATGCGCTTTTAATTGTAGCGCAGCGCGCCAGCCCCGCAGGATCGGCGCGGGTTCGGCCGCTCCGGAACGGCCGAGAAAGAAGACATCCGCATGCGCCCGGATGCTCGGCTTGTCGGCGCGGGGATGTCAGCACAGACCCGGGACGGAGAGGATGGCGGCGCACCCCGCAACCCAAGGCCTCTCCCCGCCTGAAAGATCGGCGACGAACGACGGCCGCCATCTTCCTCCGATGAGCCTGATGAGAGATGGAAGGTTGGGCAGAT
Coding sequences within:
- a CDS encoding leucine-rich repeat domain-containing protein, translating into MWSFPSDLQGSRWAPAAAIALALVAVLAAVSLAEGAEASPDQFTADGIEYEVVDAEKRLAGITGHSGIIRQVFGTVIYNGDEWTVASVGESAFQGCESLVTADLPGATSVGDYAFEGCKYLRSAALGSVTAVGAHAFEGCDLRSLSLPSAGSVGGSAFRGCGSLETVDLPSAGSVGVGAFQNCGSLSSVYLPSAGSVGVGAFGDCYFLQHIIFSDSLGSVGGGAFSVHFYSGDTELDLDADSLRGREFVGDGDGMLYEVFTEDYVHYKVLPENEVSAIGFEGSPEILAVPSSVARNGKEYFPVSIAEYAFAECATAKKVTIGDHVTEIGFNALGCPYLEEIEVGPGNMTLESVEGVLYGEGGETLLRFPAAKQTVVFSEGVAEIAAGAFYGAGAALKAGGQDGKYFRYVKIPASVTKIGDSAFEGSTLECLKFSGGTVSLDDFAFAYCYSLTYAVFNAEFVSVAKYAFDGCVFYDGGAVMAVGDAIAGHKFTGDGSGHLDLYVPPLRGTIVSGDVKYRITSNDGAMTVSAVRIADESATELVIPASISYLGFEWEVASIASKAFMGNGKLESVTIGADVGYRAFSRCPNLTHVDLAGASSVGSYAFSGCKALETVSNGGSLISIGTSAFSGCSSLFRIDLFSVQSVGKHAFYCCSSLTKANLGSAESIGYGAFSGTDLRDVVFGSSLKSVDPKAFFGYAFYDASDNKIKATAENLGKHHFTGEGKALSLEY